The Ostrinia nubilalis chromosome 17, ilOstNubi1.1, whole genome shotgun sequence genome contains a region encoding:
- the LOC135080282 gene encoding uncharacterized protein LOC135080282 — translation MVPHDLKVKNHCFIAWRYFVDFTNGKYCAGVCAYVSVAVKSFDIHRENIGYATSLAVNKGFAIYKSRKCAVTNALRETLLSFGGSVATELAELLESHKAVTPPPAPHPAPAADENNQNAPNKMADAAPKNSPLNRGPRKEDCPANNRALQPQIKNAPVATAHPMPAPALAPRPPRPPVPPAPLRPNSNVSFVLQPVMPPLYPARLPPPAPPVYPNYFEYTGPWHFAYETYDRPHGNVNLNFNAPPKNLVVNGRGSVECKNACRQEGEPVQFAPQQGAGCWIKPTIFYDGFWTEQKVKKWVAEQVEKQFPEEASHKSASPDAPKS, via the exons atggtccctcatgacttaaaggttaagaaccactgtttTATTGCATGGAGAT ATTTTGTAGATTTCACAAACGGCAAATATTGTGCTGGAGTGTGCGCATACGTCTCCGTCGCCGTCAAGAGCTTCGATATACACAGAGAGAACATCGGATACGCCACATCACTCGCCGTCAACAAGGGATTCGCCATTTACAAGTCCAGAAAG TGCGCAGTAACGAACGCCCTGCGGGAGACGCTGCTCAGCTTCGGCGGCAGCGTCGCGACTGAGCTGGCCGAGCTGCTCGAGTCCCACAAGGCGGTCACGCCCCCGCCCGCGCCTCACCCCGCCCCCGCGGCCGACGAGAACAACCAGAACGCGCCCAACAAGATGGCCGACGCCGCGCCCAAGAACTCGCCGCTCAACCGCGGCCCGCGCAAGGAAGACTGCCCCGCCAACAACCGCGCTCTCCAACCGCAGATCAAGAATGCGCCCGTCGCCACCGCGCACCCCATGCCCGCCCCCGCGCTCGCCCCGCGCCCGCCCCGCCCCCCCGTGCCCCCCGCCCCTCTGCGACCCAACTCCAACGTAAGTTTCGTGCTCCAACCCGTCATGCCGCCGCTGTATCCAGCTCGcctgccgccgcccgcgcccccaGTCTACCCGAACTACTTCGAGTACACCGGCCCGTGGCACTTCGCCTACGAGACCTACGACCGCCCCCACGGCAACGTCAACCTCAACTTCAACGCGCCTCCCAAGAACCTCGTCGTCAACGGGCGCGGCTCCGTCGAGTGCAAGAACGCCTGCCGCCAGGAAGGCGAGCCGGTTCAGTTCGCGCCGCAGCAGGGCGCCGGCTGCTGGATCAAGCCGACCATCTTCTACGACGGCTTCTGGACGGAGCAGAAGGTCAAGAAGTGGGTCGCCGAGCAGGTGGAGAAGCAGTTCCCGGAGGAGGCGTCGCACAAGTCGGCCTCGCCCGACGCGCCCAAGTCCTGA